A stretch of the Capsicum annuum cultivar UCD-10X-F1 chromosome 8, UCD10Xv1.1, whole genome shotgun sequence genome encodes the following:
- the LOC107838727 gene encoding cysteine-rich receptor-like protein kinase 2, whose protein sequence is MEIPASSTLRSLFVIALVLLLLNTSVAEPRSQTVKLTCGMQPEHNTTAFVPNFVGVMETISQQMRTRGYGVAVTGTGPDANYGLAQCYGDLSLLDCTLCYAEARTILPQCFPYNGGRIYLDGCYMRAENYTFYDQYLGPEDRHVCGNRTTKGTLFRQNARRAVQQAVANAPTNNGSARAQVSAPGPSNETAYVLADCWKSLSANSCAACLRNASASMLGCLPWSEGRALYTGCFMRYSDTNFLNSISTIRNSSSIGKVVVIVVVVVSSVVVLGVGAVIGIYVWKNKQIQKKRKGANNAEKLVKILHNNSLNFKYSTLDKATGSFDEANKLGQGGFGTVYKGVLADGREIAVKRLFFNNKHRAADFYNEVNIISSVEHKNLVRLLGCSCSGPESLLVYEFLPHQSLDRFIFDPVKGKVLNWVKRFEIIIGTVEGLVYLHENTKTRIIHRDIKASNILLDSRLRAKIADFGLARSFQEDKSHISTAIAGTLGYMAPEYLAHGQLTEKADVYSFGVLLLEIVTGRQNNRSKHDEYTDSLVSIAWEHFQRGIVEELFDPNLMLNNYHTINVKNEVARVLHIGLLCTQEIPTLRPSMSKALQMFVKKEEELPPPTNPPFMDEKTMELHDPWEKYSLKEGDSASIANLSHSSFYPR, encoded by the exons ATGGAGATACCGGCCTCTTCCACTTTACGTAGTCTCTTTGTTATTGCGTTGGTACTACTTCTACTGAATACATCAGTGGCTGAACCACGATCTCAGACAGTCAAGCTCACATGTGGAATGCAACCCGAGCATAATACAACGGCTTTCGTCCCAAATTTTGTTGGAGTTATGGAAACTATAAGCCAACAAATGAGAACTAGAGGATATGGAGTTGCAGTTACGGGTACTGGACCGGATGCTAACTATGGACTTGCACAATGCTATGGTGATCTTTCCTTACTCGACTGTACCTTGTGCTACGCTGAAGCGCGAACGATTCTGCCCCAGTGCTTCCCTTATAACGGAGGACGAATTTATCTTGATGGCTGCTATATGCGAGCGGAGAATTACACGTTCTATGACCAGTATTTAGGTCCAGAGGACAGACATGTATGTGGAAACAGGACAACAAAGGGTACATTGTTCCGACAGAATGCTAGGCGAGCTGTTCAGCAAGCAGTTGCAAATGCACCGACTAATAATGGATCCGCGCGTGCTCAAGTGTCAGCGCCCGGTCCTTCCAACGAGACAGCTTATGTTCTTGCTGATTGTTGGAAGTCCCTGAGCGCAAACTCCTGCGCAGCGTGTTTGCGAAATGCATCTGCCTCGATGTTGGGATGCTTACCTTGGTCAGAAGGTAGAGCTCTCTACACTGGATGCTTCATGAGGTATTCCGATACCAATTTTCTCAATTCTATTTCTACCATCAGAAACTCGTCATCAATAG GAAAAGTTGTCGTCATTGTAGTCGTTGTTGTTAGCTCGGTGGTCGTTTTGGGAGTAGGTGCTGTCATTGGTATTTATGTCTGGAagaacaaacaaatccaaaagaagagaaaag gTGCAAATAATGCGGAGAAATTAGTGAAGATCCTTCACAACAACAGCTTGAACTTCAAGTATTCCACACTTGACAAAGCCACAGGATCATTTGATGAGGCCAACAAGCTCGGGCAAGGTGGATTTGGCACGGTTTATAAG GGTGTTTTGGCAGATGGGAGAGAGATCGCGGTCAAAAGGCTGTTCTTCAACAACAAACACAGAGCGGCAGACTTTTATAACGAGGTTAACATAATCAGTAGCGTCGAGCACAAGAATTTGGTACGGTTATTGGGATGCAGCTGCTCAGGACCGGAAAGCCTTCTCGTATACGAGTTCCTCCCTCACCAGAGTCTTGATCGCTTCATCTTTG ATCCTGTCAAAGGTAAAGTTCTGAATTGGGTGAAAAGATTCGAGATAATCATAGGGACCGTGGAAGGTCTGGTATATCTACACGAGAACACAAAGACTCGAATAATTCACAGAGATATAAAAGCAAGCAATATCCTGTTGGACTCGAGGCTCCGTGCAAAGATTGCTGATTTTGGTTTGGCCAGGTCATTTCAAGAAGACAAGAGTCACATAAGCACTGCCATTGCCGGAACATT AGGATATATGGCCCCGGAGTACTTAGCTCATGGCCAATTGACAGAAAAAGCAGATGTTTACAGCTTCGGAGTTCTTCTACTGGAGATTGTTACTGGAAGACAAAATAACAGAAGCAAACACGACGAATACACAGACAGCTTAGTTTCCATT GCGTGGGAGCACTTTCAACGCGGGATAGTGGAAGAACTGTTCGATCCAAATCTCATGTTGAATAACTACCATACAATCAATGTGAAGAATGAGGTCGCGAGAGTTTTACATATCGGACTTTTGTGCACTCAAGAGATCCCAACGTTACGACCATCCATGTCTAAGGCATTACAGATGTTTGTcaagaaagaagaagagttgCCTCCACCAACTAATCCACCGTTCATGGATGAGAAAACCATGGAACTTCATGATCCTTGGGAGAAGTACTCGCTTAAAGAAGGCGATTCCGCTTCCATTGCCAACTTATCTCACAGTTCTTTTTACCCCAGATGA